Within Pseudomonas brassicacearum, the genomic segment CCAGGCAGTTGGGCTGGAACCTGCTCGATTCGGGTGCCTTGTACCGTCTGCTGGCCTTCGCCGCCGCCAACCACGGCGTCGACCTGACCAACGAAGAACTGCTCAAGGCGCTGGCCGCTCATCTGGACGTGCAATTCATTGCGGCGACCGACGGTCAGCTCCAGCGCATCATTCTGGAAGGTGACGAAGTCAGCGACGTCATCCGTACCGAAAGCGTGGGTGCCGGGGCCTCCCAGGTCGCCGCGCTGCCCGCGGTGCGCGAAGCCCTGCTGCAACGCCAGCGCGCATTCCAGGAGCCGCCGGGGTTGGTGGCGGACGGTCGCGACATGGGCACGGTGGTTTTCCCCGATGCGCCGCTGAAGATCTTCCTCACCGCCAGTGCGGAGGAGAGGGCGCGTCGCCGATATTTGCAGTTGAAGGGCAAAGGCGAAGATGTTAGCCTGTCGAGTCTGCTAGATGAGATCCGTGCACGCGATGAGCGTGACACCCAGCGCGCAGTAGCCCCGCTCAAGCCGGCGGCCGACGCGATACAGCTGGATTCCACGGAGTTGTCCATCGATCAGGTGCTGCAACGCATCATGAGCGAGATCGCCATTCGCGATATCGCCGGGTGACCAGGAAGCTTCGCAGGGGACCAGTCATAGTCCTGCGATGCTTCTTTTATATGAAACTAACCCACATCGTCTGGGATGTGGAGGCGGGCGTATTCTTCGCCCTAATCAACAGGAATTAAAATGAGCGAAAGCTTTGCGGAACTCTTTGAAGAAAGCCTGAAAACCCTGAACCTTCAGGCAGGCTCCATCATCACCGGTGTTATCGTTGATATCGATTACCAAGCTCGCTGGGTAACCGTTCACGCTGGTCTGAAGTCTGAAGCACTCATCCCGCTTGAGCAGTTCTACAACGACGCTGGCGAACTGAACATCAACGTCGGTGACGAAGTTCACGTGGCGCTGGACTCGGTTGAAGATGGCTTTGGTGAAACCAAGCTGTCCCGTGAAAAAGCCAAGCGCGCTGAATGCTGGATCGTTCTGGAAGCGGCTTTCGCAGCTGAGGAAGTGGTCAAGGGCGTTATCAACGGTAAGGTTAAAGGCGGCTTCACTGTCGACGTTAACGGCATCCGTGCGTTCCTGCCAGGTTCCCTGGTTGACGTCCGTCCAGTGCGCGACACCACGCACCTGGAAGGCAAAGAGCTGGAATTCAAGGTCATCAAGCTGGACCAGAAGCGCAACAACGTTGTCGTTTCCCGTCGCAGTGTCCTGGAAGCCGAGAACTCCGCCGAGCGTGAAGCTCTGCTGGAATCGCTGCAGGAAGGCCAGCAGGTCAAGGGTATCGTCAAGA encodes:
- the cmk gene encoding (d)CMP kinase, whose amino-acid sequence is MNIEAPVITIDGPSGSGKGTVAGILARQLGWNLLDSGALYRLLAFAAANHGVDLTNEELLKALAAHLDVQFIAATDGQLQRIILEGDEVSDVIRTESVGAGASQVAALPAVREALLQRQRAFQEPPGLVADGRDMGTVVFPDAPLKIFLTASAEERARRRYLQLKGKGEDVSLSSLLDEIRARDERDTQRAVAPLKPAADAIQLDSTELSIDQVLQRIMSEIAIRDIAG